From one Bacteroides fragilis NCTC 9343 genomic stretch:
- a CDS encoding FecR family protein, which yields MNQEILNRYLTGDASAEEKQMVVRWLDADPQHMREYLALRKLHDITLWQEKPAATVDKKKWLTLPYIREFIKIAAIFLIAVTSVYFLAPERGRDTPDLKAIHVPSGQRAELTLGDGTRVCLNSNTTLTFPDHFDRKERRVTLDGEGYFQVAKNEKKPFIVQAKEYEVRVLGTEFNVMMYKDQDFFETVLLKGSVEVNETTTGRKVKLQPNERLFGKAGQLRKESINEWNRALWMQGILYFDNTRMDEIIRQLGLYYDVKFILEKESLANVRFTGKFRIRDGVEHVLKVLQLKCKFTYQRDEDSNTITIN from the coding sequence ATGAATCAAGAGATACTAAACAGATATCTTACAGGAGATGCCAGTGCGGAAGAAAAGCAAATGGTAGTCCGATGGCTGGATGCCGATCCACAACACATGCGTGAGTATCTTGCCCTGAGAAAGTTGCACGACATCACCCTTTGGCAAGAGAAACCGGCAGCAACGGTTGATAAAAAGAAATGGCTGACACTTCCTTATATCAGGGAGTTCATTAAAATAGCCGCTATTTTCCTCATAGCAGTTACCTCTGTTTATTTCCTGGCTCCGGAGAGAGGAAGAGATACACCTGATTTGAAAGCAATACATGTCCCATCAGGACAACGGGCAGAATTAACATTAGGTGACGGAACCCGAGTATGCCTGAATTCAAATACGACACTTACGTTTCCCGACCACTTCGACCGGAAAGAGCGTAGAGTGACACTGGACGGTGAAGGTTATTTCCAGGTGGCAAAAAATGAAAAGAAACCCTTCATCGTACAAGCCAAAGAATATGAAGTAAGAGTATTGGGTACCGAATTTAATGTGATGATGTATAAAGATCAGGACTTTTTCGAAACAGTCTTGCTGAAAGGCTCGGTAGAAGTAAACGAAACCACTACCGGCAGGAAAGTAAAACTGCAACCTAACGAACGGTTATTCGGCAAAGCCGGTCAACTCCGGAAAGAGAGTATCAACGAGTGGAACCGGGCATTGTGGATGCAAGGAATCCTTTATTTCGACAATACGCGCATGGACGAAATTATCCGCCAGTTAGGTCTATACTATGATGTAAAATTCATTTTGGAAAAAGAGTCCCTGGCAAATGTACGGTTCACCGGAAAATTTCGTATCAGAGACGGTGTAGAGCACGTATTAAAGGTGCTTCAACTGAAATGTAAATTCACCTATCAACGGGATGAAGACAGTAATACCATTACTATAAATTAA
- a CDS encoding RNA polymerase sigma-70 factor has translation MDDLNINSFNALYTLYYRKSFLFAKSYVHDEQVAEDIAAEALIKLWEKLKTDIINSPQAMLLTILKNKSLDYLRLEQNKLNAMSELSELYVRELDIRVSSLEACDPSEIFSEEVNQIIQATLRTLPEQTRRVFKMSRFENKMNKEIAENLGITVKGVEYHISRALKEFRISLKDYLPLFYFFFYFH, from the coding sequence ATGGACGACTTAAATATCAACAGTTTTAACGCTCTCTATACTCTTTATTACAGGAAGTCTTTCTTGTTTGCCAAATCGTATGTACACGACGAACAGGTAGCAGAAGACATTGCGGCCGAAGCACTGATCAAATTGTGGGAAAAACTGAAAACTGATATCATAAATTCCCCTCAGGCCATGTTACTCACCATTCTGAAAAATAAATCACTGGATTACTTACGTCTGGAACAAAACAAACTGAATGCCATGTCCGAGTTGAGTGAACTTTATGTTCGCGAACTGGATATTCGTGTATCCAGCCTGGAAGCTTGTGACCCGTCAGAGATTTTTTCCGAAGAAGTTAACCAAATTATCCAAGCCACCCTACGCACACTCCCGGAACAAACCCGAAGAGTCTTTAAAATGAGTCGTTTCGAGAATAAAATGAATAAGGAAATAGCTGAAAATCTGGGCATCACAGTCAAAGGAGTGGAATATCACATATCAAGGGCGCTTAAAGAATTCCGGATTTCACTCAAAGATTATCTTCCCTTGTTTTACTTCTTTTTCTATTTCCACTAA
- a CDS encoding TolC family protein, producing MRNKILINLLILTGLSAYTAQAQEGWTLRRCIDYAIEHNINVQQTANSAEQSKVEVNTAKWARLPNLSGSASQNWSWGRTASPVDNTYNDINSGSSSFSLGTNIPLFTGLELPNQYALTKLNLKAAIEDLNKAKEDLAINVTSAYLQVLFNQELSKVAQSQVGLSKEQLNRITRLHEVGKASPAEVAEAKARVAQDEMSAVQADNNYRLALLDLSQLLELPTPENFSLATPDTELEFSPLTSPDEIYNQAMLYKPGIKAAEYRLEGSEKNVRIAKSSYYPQLSFSAGLGTNFYTVNGNAGSNFGNQMKNNLNKYAGFSLNIPLFNRLATRNRVRTARLQQTNLALQLDNTKKVLYKEIQQAWYNAIAAESKFKSSESAVEASQESFRLMSEKFDNGKATSVEYNESKLNLTKALSDRIQAKYDYLFRTKILDFYKGQPIE from the coding sequence ATGAGAAATAAAATATTGATCAACTTATTGATACTGACCGGACTGTCAGCTTACACTGCACAGGCACAGGAAGGATGGACTTTACGCCGGTGTATCGATTATGCCATTGAGCATAATATCAATGTGCAACAAACGGCAAACTCGGCCGAACAGAGTAAAGTGGAGGTGAATACCGCCAAATGGGCACGCTTACCCAACCTTAGCGGCAGTGCTTCGCAAAATTGGAGTTGGGGACGTACAGCATCGCCGGTAGATAACACCTATAATGATATCAACAGCGGTAGCAGTAGCTTCAGCCTGGGTACAAATATTCCGTTATTCACCGGTCTGGAATTACCGAACCAGTATGCACTTACCAAACTAAACCTGAAAGCAGCAATCGAAGACCTGAATAAAGCAAAAGAAGATTTGGCAATCAATGTCACTTCCGCTTACCTGCAAGTGCTTTTTAATCAAGAGTTAAGCAAAGTGGCACAAAGTCAGGTAGGACTCAGCAAAGAACAACTGAACCGCATCACACGCTTGCATGAAGTAGGAAAAGCTTCTCCCGCCGAAGTTGCCGAAGCCAAAGCTCGCGTTGCACAAGATGAGATGAGTGCGGTACAGGCTGACAACAATTACCGGTTAGCTCTACTCGATTTAAGTCAATTGCTTGAACTTCCGACTCCGGAGAACTTCTCACTTGCCACACCGGATACGGAGTTGGAATTCTCTCCCCTTACTTCACCCGACGAAATCTATAACCAGGCCATGCTCTACAAACCGGGCATCAAAGCAGCCGAATATCGTCTTGAAGGTAGCGAAAAGAATGTCCGCATAGCAAAAAGCAGTTACTATCCGCAATTGTCCTTCTCTGCAGGATTAGGTACAAACTTCTATACGGTAAATGGTAACGCCGGTTCAAATTTTGGCAACCAAATGAAGAACAACCTGAATAAATATGCCGGATTCAGTCTGAACATACCTTTATTCAATCGCCTGGCCACTCGCAACCGTGTACGCACTGCGCGCCTGCAACAAACCAATCTGGCATTGCAACTGGACAATACCAAGAAGGTATTATATAAAGAAATCCAACAAGCATGGTACAATGCCATAGCTGCCGAGAGCAAGTTTAAGTCAAGTGAGTCGGCAGTAGAAGCCAGCCAAGAGTCCTTCCGCCTGATGAGTGAAAAGTTCGACAATGGAAAAGCGACCTCGGTCGAGTACAATGAATCCAAACTAAATCTGACTAAGGCATTGTCCGACCGGATTCAGGCCAAATATGACTATCTGTTCCGTACAAAGATTCTGGACTTTTACAAAGGACAGCCCATTGAGTAA
- a CDS encoding efflux RND transporter periplasmic adaptor subunit, whose translation MKKYLKITLLVVVVAIFIGTFIFLYQKSKPKTTVYETVTPEIADLEKTTVATGKVEPRDEVLIKPQISGIISEVYKEAGQTIKQGEVIAKVKVIPELGQLNSAESRVRVAEISTAQAETDHERIKKLYNDKLISREDYEKSEVEIKKAREELQTAKDALEIIKEGITKNSASFSSTLIRSTIDGLILDVPIKVGNSVIMSNTFNDGTTIATVANMNDLIFKGKIDETEVGRIHEGMPVKLTIGALQNLTFDAELEYISPKGVEENGANQFEIKAAVHAPDSVQIRSGYSANAEIVLQRAQKVLAVPEGIIEFSGDSTFVWVMTDSIPEQKFERRQIKTGMSDGIKLEIKEGLTGKEKVRASEKKDK comes from the coding sequence ATGAAAAAGTATCTGAAAATTACATTACTGGTAGTGGTAGTCGCCATCTTCATTGGGACATTCATTTTCCTGTACCAGAAATCAAAGCCTAAAACAACCGTATATGAAACCGTTACCCCGGAGATTGCGGATCTGGAAAAGACTACGGTTGCCACCGGCAAAGTAGAGCCGCGAGACGAAGTACTCATTAAACCGCAAATATCGGGTATCATATCCGAAGTATACAAAGAGGCCGGGCAGACCATTAAGCAAGGTGAAGTAATCGCTAAAGTAAAAGTCATCCCGGAACTGGGACAATTGAACTCAGCCGAGAGCCGTGTACGTGTGGCAGAGATCAGTACCGCGCAAGCCGAAACAGATCATGAACGTATCAAGAAGCTTTATAACGACAAGTTAATCAGCAGAGAAGATTACGAAAAAAGCGAAGTAGAAATAAAGAAAGCACGTGAAGAATTGCAAACTGCAAAAGATGCACTGGAGATTATCAAAGAAGGTATCACCAAAAACAGCGCTTCCTTCAGCAGTACGCTGATTCGTTCGACCATCGACGGATTGATTCTGGACGTACCGATCAAAGTAGGTAACTCGGTAATCATGAGTAATACGTTTAATGACGGTACGACTATTGCCACAGTAGCCAATATGAACGATCTGATCTTCAAAGGCAAGATTGACGAAACAGAAGTGGGACGTATCCATGAAGGTATGCCAGTGAAACTGACTATCGGAGCTTTGCAAAATCTTACATTCGATGCCGAACTGGAATATATTTCTCCGAAAGGTGTAGAAGAGAACGGAGCCAATCAGTTCGAAATTAAAGCGGCCGTTCATGCACCGGACTCTGTACAAATCCGTTCCGGATATTCCGCCAATGCAGAAATCGTGCTTCAACGTGCGCAAAAAGTTCTGGCAGTTCCCGAAGGCATTATCGAATTCAGTGGCGACAGTACGTTTGTATGGGTAATGACCGACAGTATACCCGAACAGAAGTTTGAACGCCGCCAGATTAAAACCGGCATGAGTGACGGTATCAAACTGGAAATCAAGGAAGGTCTGACCGGAAAGGAAAAAGTAAGAGCTTCGGAAAAGAAAGACAAATAA
- a CDS encoding ABC transporter permease: MRVDMDTCEEILVTITRNKTRSLLTAFGVFWGIFMLVALMGGGQGMQEMMQAEFEGFATNSGFMASQKTGEAYKGFRKGRYWDIENADIERIRKKVKDIDVITPSIARWGSTAIYGEKKYDCSVKGLYPDYAKIENQDMAYGRFINDVDVREGRKVCVIGKRVYESLFNPGEDPCGKYVRVDGIYYQVIGMCVSEGNMNIQGRASEAVVLPFSTMQQAYNMGKRIDVICYTVKPGKKVSDLEPEIEAILKEAHYISPDDKQAVMKLNAEAMFSMMDNLFTGIHVLIWMVGLGTLLAGAIGVSNIMMVTVKERTTEIGIRRAIGARPKDILQQILSESMVLTTIAGMAGISFGVLILQLMEIGVNSGKDHYSHFQVSFGMAIGTCLLLVTLGLLAGLAPAYRAMAIRPIEAIRDE; this comes from the coding sequence ATGAGAGTAGATATGGATACGTGCGAGGAAATCCTCGTCACGATAACAAGAAACAAAACACGAAGCCTACTGACGGCATTCGGAGTATTCTGGGGCATCTTCATGCTGGTGGCCCTGATGGGAGGCGGACAAGGAATGCAGGAGATGATGCAAGCCGAATTTGAAGGCTTCGCAACCAACTCGGGTTTCATGGCCTCACAAAAGACAGGAGAGGCTTACAAGGGATTCCGCAAAGGACGCTATTGGGATATTGAAAACGCAGATATTGAACGAATCCGCAAAAAAGTAAAAGACATCGATGTAATCACTCCATCGATAGCCCGCTGGGGATCGACAGCCATTTATGGAGAGAAAAAGTACGATTGCAGCGTGAAAGGGCTTTATCCGGACTATGCAAAGATTGAAAACCAGGATATGGCTTACGGAAGATTTATCAACGACGTAGACGTACGCGAGGGACGCAAAGTGTGCGTTATCGGCAAACGTGTTTACGAGAGCCTTTTCAACCCGGGCGAAGATCCTTGTGGTAAATATGTACGGGTAGACGGCATTTATTATCAGGTGATAGGCATGTGTGTGTCCGAAGGAAACATGAACATCCAGGGCCGGGCTTCGGAAGCCGTTGTGCTACCTTTCAGTACGATGCAGCAAGCCTACAACATGGGAAAACGTATCGACGTGATATGCTATACCGTGAAACCGGGGAAAAAGGTAAGCGACCTTGAACCGGAGATAGAAGCCATCCTTAAAGAGGCCCATTATATATCGCCGGATGACAAACAGGCAGTTATGAAACTGAATGCGGAGGCCATGTTCTCAATGATGGATAATCTGTTTACCGGTATCCATGTATTGATCTGGATGGTAGGCTTGGGCACTCTGCTGGCAGGGGCTATCGGTGTATCGAACATCATGATGGTGACCGTGAAGGAACGGACCACCGAAATAGGTATCCGGCGTGCCATCGGTGCCCGTCCGAAAGACATTTTACAACAGATTTTATCAGAAAGTATGGTATTGACTACCATTGCAGGCATGGCCGGCATCTCTTTTGGTGTACTGATCCTGCAATTAATGGAAATAGGCGTCAACTCCGGTAAGGACCATTATTCCCACTTCCAGGTGTCTTTTGGTATGGCTATCGGAACCTGCCTGTTACTGGTGACGCTGGGACTACTCGCCGGACTGGCACCCGCTTACAGGGCAATGGCTATCCGACCGATAGAAGCTATCAGGGATGAATAA